A segment of the Marinitoga sp. 1197 genome:
ATTTGGAAATATTAATTTTAATTTCGGAGTAATTTCTTTTAAATTAGGTATGACAGGAGGAATTTTGTTGTCATCTCTTATATTAGGAACAATAGGGAAAATATGGATATTTAACTTTAAAATGAATAAAATGATTTTGAAAAATTTACAGGAATTTGGTTTATTAATGTTTCTTTCTTCTGTAGGATTAAGGTCTGGTTATAAAACCTTAAGCAATTTAAATATTGAAACGTTATATTTAATGTTATTTTCCTTTATTATAGCTTCAATTGCTATAATTGTAGGAGTAATAGTTGGAAAATATATATTGAAAATTAATTGGATAATATTATCAGGAGCAATATGCGGTGGAATGACTAGTACTCCAGGGCTTGGTGCAGCAATAGATGCCAATGATTCTGAAGAAGTTGCAGTGGGCTATGGCGCTACATACCCCTTTGCTCTTATTGGTATGGTCATTTTTAATAAAATATTGATAATAATAAAGTGAGGATACTCCTCACTTTATTATTATGTTTTTATAACAAAAGTCTTTTCTCTTTTAATTTTCCTAAATCATTTTACTTCCTCAATATACTTTGCTTCTTTTCCAACAAAAACAATTATATACTTTTTCATCGTTTCATTTTTTGTATTTAATTCATACGATTTCTTGTATTTTTCTATTTGTTCTTTTGCCTGTTTTATTTTCATTTTTAATTTTTCTTCTGTGTATTCTTTTTGTTTTATGTATTTTACTTCTATTATCGCTTCATATGGTACTTCTTCGTATCTTTTGAACATTGCTATGTCTATATATCCATTTTCTACTGGATATTCCATTTTTACCATTGCATATGGCGTTAATACTAAATAACTATACATTATTGCTTTTATGTATTTTTCATCTAATCCTATGAATATTCTGTTGTCCATTTTGCTTAGTAGGTTTTCTATTTCTTTGGCAAATGGCACTATTTTTCCATCTTCTAATATTGTTATTATTGCATTTTCTATTTCATCTGTGTCTATATATTCTGTTAGCCTTTCTTCTATGTATTCTGTGAAGTATTCTGAGAATATTTTTTTCATTGAGTAATTTGGTATTTTTAAATATGTCCTTAATCCTTTTTTTTCAAATGTCATGAATCCAAGATAGAATAATAATGATTTTATATCTTTTATTTCTATCCTTTTTCCTGGGTTGAACATTGTTGTGAGTTCTGGTAATGTTGTTCTTTCTGTTAATAGTATTTCATTTAGTAATTTCCCTATTATTTTTTTTGGACTTTCTTTTGCTTCTTGTTTTTCTTTTTCTGTTAGTTCCTTTTTGTTGTCTTTGTCTATTTTTACTCCAAGCAATTCACCAAGACTAAATAAATTCTGTACTTTTTTGTAATCACTCATTATGTTATCATCTATTATTTTTTCTGGTGGTTTTTTTTCTGAAAAATATTCTGTTATAAAATAAAATACCATGTCTGGATTATATACTTTTTCTTTTGCGTTTATGTTGAATATATATCCATTATAATTTTCCTGCATTTCTTTTAATAATTTTTCTGAATATATACCATAATATTCCAATAATTCTTTTACTTCTTCTTCTTTGAATCCAAGCATCTCGTTGAATTTTATATCTATTGTTTTATTTTTAGTTATATTAAATCCACTGGTTAATGAGTCCAGCATTATTGGACTTACACCTGTCATGAATAGTCTTTCTATTATTGTTTCTGTTCCTTTTTTTATTTCTTCATAGAATTTTCTTACAAATCCATGTTTTGTTACGCTATCTTTGAATAAATCAAGGTTAAAACTCAATAGTTCATTTGCAAAATGATCATATTCGTCTATTAATAAGTATATTGGTTTTCTTATTTCATTCTTTATTCCGTCAAGAAATGAGCCAAGAATATCTGCTGGTTCTGTATATTCTTTTTCTATTTTTATTTTTAATTTATAATCATTTTTAAAATTATAAAGAGAACGTATAACTTTATTTTTAAAACTATTTATTAATTTTTCTTTATTTTCTGTTTGTATCCCAGAAAAATTCATTTTTAATATATAATAACTGTTTTTTAATGGTGTTGGATTTTTTCCTATGTATAATTTTCCAAATAATTTTTCAAATTTCTCTGCATAATTGATATCATAATACTTTGCAAGTGTATCTAAGAACAATGTTTTTCCAAATTTTCTTGGCCTTAAAAACACTATATTTTTTTCATTTAATGATTCTAATTTTTCTATATATTCTGTTCTATCTATGTAATAATAATTTTGCATTATTACTCTTTCAAAATTTTGTTCCCCATATGGTATTTTTTTCTTCATAAACACACCTCTTCTAATAAATAATGACAAAATCAAAAATGCTTTTTTATTTTACCTAATTCTTATATATCAAGCAGAAAGCCGCTATTTTTTATTTCTTGTTTTATATATTTAAAATTTCAGATAACAATTCATTTTTTCTTTCATTTCGCTTTTATTTTAACATTTTTATCATATATTTGTCAATCAGTTTTAGAAAGATATGTGATTTCCCTACGAAAAGAGTGGATAATCAAGATTAATGAATCTGTTTTTACAGTATAAAATATTTATATTTTATCATATATTTCCTCACTTATTTTGGAAGAGAACTTAAAATATTGATAATAATAAAATAATTTGTGGTAGTTGCAATTTATTATTGTATAAATTGTTATATAATAAAAAAGAGAGGCCATTAGACCTCTCTTTTTTATTTTTAGAAAATAGTCCATGGTATAGAACCAGCTGGAACGTTTTTTACAAATCTTGCATCTTCAATAAATCCTTTTGACTCATTTTCTGGAATTATACCAATAACAGGAACTGGGTTTCCATTTATTGTTGCAATTCCTGAGAAAGTTATTTCAGAAGCTGACTTTGTAACATCTCTGTATATTATTAATTTAAATTGTCCACTTAAATTTGATAAATCAGCTGAAAATTCTGTGGCTTCTTCCGAAATAGAAAATTCTGTAGCTTCTTCTGTGGTATCAACATCTGTTACTAACAAAGTTGATCCTCCAGTTATTGTGGAATCTAATGTAATATCTAATTTAAATGTTGAATCTAATACTAAATAAATTATGGTACTTTCATCGCTTAATGTAATGTTTTTTGTTAATACAGTTGCTTCTTCTGCTCTATAATTTAGTGAATCAAATTGCATATAATCAGGTCCACTTAAAACTAAAGTGTAATCTCCAGGATCTACAGAATAGAATGTGCCATAT
Coding sequences within it:
- a CDS encoding AAA family ATPase, with the translated sequence MKKKIPYGEQNFERVIMQNYYYIDRTEYIEKLESLNEKNIVFLRPRKFGKTLFLDTLAKYYDINYAEKFEKLFGKLYIGKNPTPLKNSYYILKMNFSGIQTENKEKLINSFKNKVIRSLYNFKNDYKLKIKIEKEYTEPADILGSFLDGIKNEIRKPIYLLIDEYDHFANELLSFNLDLFKDSVTKHGFVRKFYEEIKKGTETIIERLFMTGVSPIMLDSLTSGFNITKNKTIDIKFNEMLGFKEEEVKELLEYYGIYSEKLLKEMQENYNGYIFNINAKEKVYNPDMVFYFITEYFSEKKPPEKIIDDNIMSDYKKVQNLFSLGELLGVKIDKDNKKELTEKEKQEAKESPKKIIGKLLNEILLTERTTLPELTTMFNPGKRIEIKDIKSLLFYLGFMTFEKKGLRTYLKIPNYSMKKIFSEYFTEYIEERLTEYIDTDEIENAIITILEDGKIVPFAKEIENLLSKMDNRIFIGLDEKYIKAIMYSYLVLTPYAMVKMEYPVENGYIDIAMFKRYEEVPYEAIIEVKYIKQKEYTEEKLKMKIKQAKEQIEKYKKSYELNTKNETMKKYIIVFVGKEAKYIEEVK